Proteins found in one Salmo salar chromosome ssa26, Ssal_v3.1, whole genome shotgun sequence genomic segment:
- the LOC106587313 gene encoding butyrophilin subfamily 2 member A1 isoform X7 — protein MMWTWTDCLCVNLLLLLQRAGSERFEVLGSTRAIVAVAGDDIILPCYIKPTISAEDMRVDWFRINIPDPQSNIRVHLYQDGRDKYHDQVLSYRGRTSLFKEELKKGNTSLKLTRVQGTDDGRYKCLVESKTHYDDATVQVNVRAIGSKPEVSIEGQKGGMGLLCVSKGWFPEPELEWLDSEGVTLSAGPSETDRDDKGFYIVKLKIPVKETDNLFTCRLRQRQQHEVIKTETEFHIPKILADQLELETIRKHAVDVTLDPDTAHPKLILSEDRKQVRRGAIKQDLPDNAERFNTVHYVLGKEGFSSGRFYYEVQVNVGWTLGVVRESIDRKKMIDLRPDNGCWTVWLRNGKYEAFTVPPIPLYLKEKPQKVGVFVDYEEGQVSFYNVEARSRIFSFTGYTFTEKLCPLFCCGTIDNSAPLVITPVGVTD, from the exons ATGATGTGGACTTGGACAGACTGTCTGTGTGTCAATCTCCTGCTTCTCCTCCAAAGAGCAGGCTCTG AAAGGTTTGAGGTTCTTGGTTCGACTCGTGCCATTGTTGCTGTGGCTGGTGATGACATCATTCTGCCCTGTTATATCAAACCCACCATCAGCGCTGAGGACATGAGAGTTGACTGGTTCAGAATCAACATCCCAGACCCTCAGTCAAACATTAGAGTCCATCTCTATCAAGACGGCAGAGACAAATACCATGATCAGGTCCTCTCCTACAGGGGAAGGACATCATTGTTTAAAGAGGAACTGAAGAAGGGCAACACCTCTTTGAAACTGACCAGGGTACAAGGCACTGATGATGGACGTTATAAATGTCTTGTTGAGTCTAAGACACATTATGATGATGCCACCGTTCAAGTCAACGTCAGAG CTATAGGATCCAAGCCAGAGGTTTCCATTGAGGGACAGAAAGGAGGGATGGGTCTGCTGTGTGTATCTAAAGGCTGGTTCCCTGAGCCTGAGTTGGAGTGGCTGGACAGTGAAGGGGTCACTCTGTCTGCTGGAccttcagagacagacagggacgatAAGGGATTCTACATAGTCAAACTAAAGATCCCCGTTAAGGAGACTGACAACCTCTTTACCTGCAGACTGAGACAGAGGCAGCAACATGAGGTGATTAAGACGGAGACAGAGTTTCACATCCCTA AGATACTTGCTGATCAGCTGG AACTTGAAACCATCAGAAAACATGCAG TGGATGTGACTCTAGATCCTGATACAGCACATCCTAAACTCATCCTGTCTGAAGACAGGAAACAAGTGAGACGTGGAGCCATAAAACAGGATCTCCCTGATAACGCAGAGAGGTTTAATACTGttcactatgtcctgggaaaggAGGGCTTCTCCTCAGGGAGATTCTACTATGAGGTTCAGGTGAATGTTGGGTGGACTTTAGGAGTGGTCAGAGAGTCCATCGACAGGAAGAAGATGATTGACCTGAGACCTGACAATGGATGCTGGACAGTGTGGCTGAGGAATGGAAAGTACGAGGCTTTCACTGTCCCCCCTATCCCCCTCTACCTGAAAGAGAAGCCCCAGAAGGTGGGGGTGTTTGTGGATTATGAGGAGGGTCAGGTCTCTTTCTACAATGTAGAGGCCAGGTCTCGTATCTTCTCTTTCACTGGCTACACCTTCACTGAGAAACTCTGTCCATTATTTTGTTGTGGTACTATTGATAACTCAGCCCCACTGGTCATCACTCCTGTAGGTGTCACTGACTAA
- the LOC106587313 gene encoding butyrophilin subfamily 1 member A1 isoform X6 yields MMWTWTDCLCVNLLLLLQRAGSERFEVLGSTRAIVAVAGDDIILPCYIKPTISAEDMRVDWFRINIPDPQSNIRVHLYQDGRDKYHDQVLSYRGRTSLFKEELKKGNTSLKLTRVQGTDDGRYKCLVESKTHYDDATVQVNVRAIGSKPEVSIEGQKGGMGLLCVSKGWFPEPELEWLDSEGVTLSAGPSETDRDDKGFYIVKLKIPVKETDNLFTCRLRQRQQHEVIKTETEFHIPSELILVHTDTQKGTLVVIGSLGFFLMVILAFSIWRWNALCNDYEILADQLELETIRKHAVDVTLDPDTAHPKLILSEDRKQVRRGAIKQDLPDNAERFNTVHYVLGKEGFSSGRFYYEVQVNVGWTLGVVRESIDRKKMIDLRPDNGCWTVWLRNGKYEAFTVPPIPLYLKEKPQKVGVFVDYEEGQVSFYNVEARSRIFSFTGYTFTEKLCPLFCCGTIDNSAPLVITPVGVTD; encoded by the exons ATGATGTGGACTTGGACAGACTGTCTGTGTGTCAATCTCCTGCTTCTCCTCCAAAGAGCAGGCTCTG AAAGGTTTGAGGTTCTTGGTTCGACTCGTGCCATTGTTGCTGTGGCTGGTGATGACATCATTCTGCCCTGTTATATCAAACCCACCATCAGCGCTGAGGACATGAGAGTTGACTGGTTCAGAATCAACATCCCAGACCCTCAGTCAAACATTAGAGTCCATCTCTATCAAGACGGCAGAGACAAATACCATGATCAGGTCCTCTCCTACAGGGGAAGGACATCATTGTTTAAAGAGGAACTGAAGAAGGGCAACACCTCTTTGAAACTGACCAGGGTACAAGGCACTGATGATGGACGTTATAAATGTCTTGTTGAGTCTAAGACACATTATGATGATGCCACCGTTCAAGTCAACGTCAGAG CTATAGGATCCAAGCCAGAGGTTTCCATTGAGGGACAGAAAGGAGGGATGGGTCTGCTGTGTGTATCTAAAGGCTGGTTCCCTGAGCCTGAGTTGGAGTGGCTGGACAGTGAAGGGGTCACTCTGTCTGCTGGAccttcagagacagacagggacgatAAGGGATTCTACATAGTCAAACTAAAGATCCCCGTTAAGGAGACTGACAACCTCTTTACCTGCAGACTGAGACAGAGGCAGCAACATGAGGTGATTAAGACGGAGACAGAGTTTCACATCCCTA GCGAGCTGATCcttgttcacacagacacacagaaagggACCCTTGTAGTGATTGGCTCTCTGGGCTTTTTCCTTATGGTCATATTAGCTTTCAGCATTTGGCGCTGGAATGCTTTGTGCAATGACTATG AGATACTTGCTGATCAGCTGG AACTTGAAACCATCAGAAAACATGCAG TGGATGTGACTCTAGATCCTGATACAGCACATCCTAAACTCATCCTGTCTGAAGACAGGAAACAAGTGAGACGTGGAGCCATAAAACAGGATCTCCCTGATAACGCAGAGAGGTTTAATACTGttcactatgtcctgggaaaggAGGGCTTCTCCTCAGGGAGATTCTACTATGAGGTTCAGGTGAATGTTGGGTGGACTTTAGGAGTGGTCAGAGAGTCCATCGACAGGAAGAAGATGATTGACCTGAGACCTGACAATGGATGCTGGACAGTGTGGCTGAGGAATGGAAAGTACGAGGCTTTCACTGTCCCCCCTATCCCCCTCTACCTGAAAGAGAAGCCCCAGAAGGTGGGGGTGTTTGTGGATTATGAGGAGGGTCAGGTCTCTTTCTACAATGTAGAGGCCAGGTCTCGTATCTTCTCTTTCACTGGCTACACCTTCACTGAGAAACTCTGTCCATTATTTTGTTGTGGTACTATTGATAACTCAGCCCCACTGGTCATCACTCCTGTAGGTGTCACTGACTAA